In the genome of Methylophaga nitratireducenticrescens, one region contains:
- the cysS gene encoding cysteine--tRNA ligase produces the protein MLKLHNTLSKQKEVFKPIEPGKVKMYVCGMTVYDLCHVGHARVMVVFDVVTRYLRASGYDVTYIRNITDIDDKIIKRAAENGETIQTLTDRYIKEMHADADALGVLRPDREPRATEAMQPMLDMIQTLIDKGLAYVAENGDVYYDVSEFSGYGKLSGRQVDDLRAGERIAVNEAKTDPLDFVLWKAAKPEEPAWDSPWGPGRPGWHIECSAMSAECLGHHFDIHGGGQDLQFPHHENEIAQSEGAHGCQSVNYWMHNGFVRIDDEKMSKSLGNFFTVREVLAKYPAEAVRYFILMSHYRSPLNYAEDQLEQAKTALTRFYHSLRDVTPETVSWREDAEFASRFAEAMDDDFNTALALSVLADVRQALNIAREENDEQKSAYLAGLLLAFGEVLGLFQQSAEAFLTGGQQDEAGKIEQLIAERNAARAAKDWSRADQVRDELTAMGIVLEDAAGKTSWRKI, from the coding sequence ATGTTAAAACTTCACAATACTCTATCCAAGCAGAAAGAAGTCTTTAAACCGATAGAGCCAGGCAAAGTTAAAATGTATGTCTGCGGTATGACGGTCTATGACTTGTGTCATGTTGGTCATGCACGGGTAATGGTGGTTTTTGATGTGGTCACGCGTTACCTGCGTGCTAGTGGTTATGACGTGACCTATATCCGTAATATCACCGATATAGATGACAAGATCATTAAACGTGCAGCGGAAAACGGCGAAACAATTCAGACATTGACTGATCGCTATATCAAGGAAATGCACGCCGATGCAGATGCTTTAGGTGTACTCAGACCGGACCGTGAGCCTCGCGCCACCGAAGCCATGCAACCTATGCTTGATATGATTCAGACCCTCATCGATAAAGGTCTGGCATATGTTGCTGAAAATGGAGATGTCTATTATGACGTCAGTGAGTTTTCGGGCTATGGCAAACTTTCTGGTCGACAGGTAGACGATTTACGCGCCGGCGAACGCATTGCAGTTAATGAAGCGAAAACCGATCCGCTGGATTTTGTTTTATGGAAAGCCGCAAAACCTGAAGAACCAGCATGGGATTCGCCATGGGGGCCGGGTCGTCCGGGCTGGCATATTGAATGTTCAGCGATGTCAGCAGAATGCCTGGGCCATCATTTTGATATTCATGGCGGCGGACAGGATCTGCAGTTTCCACATCATGAAAATGAAATCGCTCAATCTGAAGGCGCACATGGTTGCCAGAGTGTGAACTACTGGATGCACAATGGCTTTGTACGGATTGATGACGAGAAAATGTCCAAATCGCTGGGTAATTTCTTCACCGTGCGAGAAGTATTGGCCAAGTATCCAGCAGAAGCCGTGCGTTATTTCATTTTAATGAGCCATTACCGTAGCCCATTAAATTACGCTGAAGATCAATTGGAACAGGCCAAAACAGCCTTAACCCGTTTTTATCATTCCTTGCGTGATGTCACACCTGAAACCGTTAGCTGGCGGGAGGATGCTGAGTTTGCATCACGTTTTGCTGAAGCCATGGATGATGACTTTAATACAGCATTAGCATTGTCGGTTTTGGCAGATGTACGTCAGGCGCTGAACATAGCCCGTGAAGAAAACGACGAGCAAAAATCAGCTTATCTGGCAGGGTTGTTATTGGCCTTTGGTGAAGTGTTAGGTTTGTTCCAGCAATCTGCTGAGGCTTTTCTTACCGGTGGCCAACAAGATGAAGCCGGCAAAATTGAACAATTAATTGCTGAGCGTAATGCTGCCCGTGCTGCAAAAGACTGGAGCCGCGCAGATCAGGTACGTGATGAACTCACTGCAATGGGAATTGTGCTGGAAGATGCTGCTGGTAAAACCAGCTGGCGTAAAATTTAA
- a CDS encoding acetate/propionate family kinase — MPKDKTYLLTINGGSSSIKFTLYNVTESLTPILSGKLTGLGLPAAKLRVTNSIQAEESTVDIKADNYQQAVEVLIDWVYKNIDIVSVKAIGHRIVHGGHQHKDPQWVTKQLLKHLSAITPLDPQHLPGEIQLIEAFDQHFPQLKQMVCFDTEFHQNLPTVAKLLPIPREYYEKGIYRYGFHGLSYRYLMQVLHQQNTEKANQDRIILAHLGNGASMTAVINGQSIDSTMAMTPAAGLVMGTRSGDLDPGLFGVLNRSESMTGEQFETMINQQSGLLGISTTTSDMQQLLEQRSTDPNAEDAIAVFCYQVRKQIGAYAAALGGLDTLVFSGGIGENVAEIRTQICQQLEFIGIELDNELNQQNALCISTSQSRVTVWVIPTNEELMIAQSMCDLLNLNH, encoded by the coding sequence ATGCCCAAAGATAAAACGTATTTACTGACTATCAACGGCGGTTCATCCAGTATCAAATTTACGTTGTATAACGTAACCGAATCGCTTACTCCCATTTTATCCGGCAAGCTCACAGGACTGGGGCTGCCTGCCGCCAAGTTGCGTGTTACAAACTCGATTCAGGCAGAAGAGTCCACTGTAGATATCAAAGCTGATAACTACCAGCAGGCTGTTGAGGTATTGATAGATTGGGTCTATAAAAATATTGATATCGTCTCAGTTAAAGCTATCGGACATCGAATTGTTCACGGTGGTCATCAGCATAAAGATCCCCAATGGGTCACCAAGCAATTACTCAAGCATTTGTCGGCAATAACCCCTCTTGATCCACAGCATTTACCGGGTGAGATTCAATTAATCGAAGCATTTGACCAGCATTTCCCACAGTTAAAACAAATGGTTTGTTTTGATACTGAATTTCATCAGAATCTGCCAACAGTTGCCAAATTACTCCCCATTCCCCGTGAGTATTATGAAAAAGGTATTTATCGATACGGATTTCATGGTCTGTCATATCGATATTTAATGCAGGTGTTACATCAGCAGAATACTGAAAAAGCTAATCAAGACAGGATAATTTTGGCGCATTTGGGTAATGGTGCCAGCATGACCGCTGTCATAAATGGGCAATCTATTGATTCCACAATGGCGATGACGCCAGCGGCTGGCCTGGTTATGGGGACTCGCAGTGGTGATCTTGATCCGGGTTTATTCGGTGTTCTTAACCGAAGTGAAAGCATGACCGGTGAACAGTTTGAAACAATGATTAATCAGCAATCTGGTTTGCTGGGGATTTCAACCACTACCAGTGATATGCAGCAGTTATTGGAACAGCGATCGACAGATCCAAATGCCGAGGATGCAATTGCCGTGTTTTGCTATCAGGTCAGAAAACAGATTGGTGCCTATGCGGCGGCGTTAGGTGGTTTGGATACCTTGGTATTTTCTGGCGGGATTGGGGAAAACGTAGCGGAAATCAGAACACAGATTTGTCAGCAACTGGAATTTATCGGCATAGAACTGGATAACGAATTAAATCAGCAAAATGCTCTGTGCATTTCAACATCACAAAGCAGAGTTACTGTCTGGGTCATCCCGACCAACGAAGAATTAATGATTGCACAGTCGATGTGCGATCTGTTGAACCTGAATCATTAA
- a CDS encoding phosphoketolase family protein, with protein MTFESSNTLQPLDQELLDKMHAYWRAANYLSVGQIYLYDNPLLKQPLQAKHIKPRLLGHWGTTPGLNFIYVHLNRVIKQRDLNMIYIAGPGHGGPALVANTYLEGTYSETYPDISEDEAGLKRLFKQFSFPGGVPSHVAPETPGSIHEGGELGYALSHAYGAAFDNPDLVVACVVGDGEAETGALATSWHSNKFLNPEHDGAVLPILHLNGYKIASPTVLARIPNDELEALFYGYGYTPYFVEGDDPKQMHQLMAATLDKAMEQIRHIQNDAREHGVHLRPRWPMIIFRSPKGWTGPEEVDGKKTEGTFRSHQVPMGDMDKEGHIEILNKWMQSYRPEELFDDNGKLKAELAALAPEGDRRMGANPHANGGQLLQDLALPDFRDYAVEVKKPGGTKGEATRVMGKFLRDVMQQNLDAKNFRLFSPDENNSNRWQDVLDVTGRTWMGEMIPGDDKLSKDGRVMEMLSEHQCQGWLEGYLLTGRHGFFSCYEAFIHIIDSMFNQHAKWLKICNQIPWRKPVASLNYLLSSHVWRQDHNGFSHQDPGFIDHVVNKKAEVVRVYLPADANTLLSVTDHCLRSRNYVNVVVAGKQSSPQWLDMESAVKHCTAGVGVWEWASNDNGNEPDLVMACCGDVPTMETLAAVKLLNMFLPELKVRVINVVDLMKLQSPSEHPHGLEEAEFDALFTEDKPVIFAYHGYPMLIHRLTYRRTNHKNLHVHGFKEEGTTTTPFDMAVINGLDRFHLMENAVKHLPELPSDKVSEIELFIQQKLAEHDEYIREHGQDLPEIRDWQWNS; from the coding sequence ATGACATTTGAATCATCAAATACATTACAACCGCTGGATCAGGAATTACTGGATAAAATGCACGCCTACTGGCGTGCCGCAAATTATTTATCAGTGGGACAAATATACCTATATGACAACCCATTGTTAAAACAACCGCTTCAGGCAAAACATATCAAACCCCGTTTGTTGGGACATTGGGGCACCACACCCGGTCTCAATTTTATATATGTGCATTTAAACCGTGTTATCAAACAACGTGACCTCAATATGATTTATATAGCCGGTCCTGGCCACGGTGGGCCGGCGTTGGTTGCTAATACCTATCTGGAAGGTACTTATAGTGAAACATATCCGGACATATCCGAGGATGAAGCCGGCTTAAAACGTTTGTTCAAACAATTTTCCTTTCCCGGTGGCGTACCCAGTCATGTTGCTCCGGAAACCCCGGGCTCAATTCATGAAGGTGGAGAATTGGGTTATGCCTTATCCCATGCCTACGGCGCAGCATTTGATAATCCTGATTTGGTGGTGGCCTGTGTGGTGGGTGATGGTGAAGCGGAAACGGGTGCGTTAGCCACCAGTTGGCATTCCAATAAGTTTTTAAATCCTGAACATGATGGTGCGGTATTACCGATATTGCATCTTAATGGTTATAAAATCGCCAGTCCGACAGTGCTGGCACGTATCCCCAATGATGAGCTGGAAGCCTTGTTTTATGGTTATGGTTATACGCCATACTTTGTCGAAGGCGATGACCCAAAGCAGATGCATCAACTGATGGCGGCAACATTGGATAAAGCCATGGAACAAATCCGGCATATTCAGAATGATGCACGTGAACATGGTGTACATCTGCGTCCCCGCTGGCCAATGATTATTTTTCGTTCGCCCAAAGGCTGGACCGGTCCTGAAGAAGTCGATGGCAAAAAAACCGAAGGCACATTCCGTTCTCATCAAGTGCCCATGGGCGATATGGATAAGGAAGGGCATATCGAAATCCTTAACAAATGGATGCAAAGTTATCGACCGGAAGAACTATTTGACGATAACGGTAAACTCAAAGCAGAACTGGCAGCCTTAGCGCCTGAAGGTGATCGACGGATGGGCGCAAATCCACATGCAAATGGTGGCCAGCTACTGCAGGATCTAGCCTTACCCGATTTTCGTGACTATGCTGTAGAAGTCAAAAAGCCCGGAGGTACCAAAGGCGAAGCGACCCGGGTAATGGGCAAATTCCTGCGCGATGTGATGCAACAGAATCTTGATGCCAAGAACTTCCGCCTATTCAGTCCCGATGAAAATAACTCCAATCGCTGGCAGGATGTGCTTGATGTCACCGGCAGAACCTGGATGGGCGAGATGATTCCGGGCGATGACAAGCTGTCCAAAGATGGCAGGGTAATGGAAATGCTCAGTGAACATCAATGTCAGGGCTGGCTGGAAGGTTATCTGTTAACTGGACGACATGGCTTTTTCTCCTGTTATGAAGCATTTATTCATATTATCGATTCAATGTTTAATCAGCATGCCAAATGGCTGAAAATCTGTAATCAGATCCCATGGCGTAAACCTGTTGCCTCATTAAACTATCTATTGTCATCACATGTCTGGCGCCAGGACCATAATGGCTTTTCGCATCAGGATCCGGGCTTTATTGATCATGTGGTGAATAAAAAAGCGGAAGTGGTACGAGTGTATCTTCCAGCTGATGCCAATACGCTTTTATCGGTTACCGATCACTGCCTTCGCAGCCGAAACTATGTAAACGTGGTTGTGGCCGGTAAACAATCTTCTCCACAATGGCTGGATATGGAGTCGGCAGTAAAACATTGCACCGCAGGCGTAGGCGTCTGGGAATGGGCCAGTAATGATAATGGCAACGAACCGGATCTGGTGATGGCTTGTTGTGGTGATGTACCGACAATGGAAACATTGGCCGCAGTGAAGTTGCTGAATATGTTTTTACCAGAGCTGAAAGTAAGGGTGATTAATGTCGTGGACTTGATGAAATTACAATCCCCCAGTGAACATCCACATGGCCTCGAAGAAGCTGAATTTGATGCATTATTCACCGAAGATAAACCGGTTATTTTTGCCTATCATGGTTATCCAATGCTGATTCATCGGTTGACGTACCGTCGTACCAATCATAAAAATCTGCATGTCCATGGTTTCAAGGAGGAGGGAACCACCACCACACCGTTTGATATGGCGGTTATTAATGGTTTGGATCGGTTTCATCTAATGGAAAACGCCGTCAAACATCTGCCCGAACTACCCAGCGACAAAGTATCTGAAATTGAATTATTTATTCAACAGAAGCTCGCTGAGCATGATGAGTATATTCGGGAACATGGACAGGATTTACCGGAGATTCGTGATTGGCAATGGAATAGTTAA
- the folD gene encoding bifunctional methylenetetrahydrofolate dehydrogenase/methenyltetrahydrofolate cyclohydrolase FolD, whose amino-acid sequence MTAQIIDGKTIAAELKQKIKAATQMRLATGKRRPGLAVVLIGDNPASQVYVGSKRRSCEEVGFKSESFDLPESTSEQELLELITQLNEDDEIDGILVQLPLPAHFNTDVIIEHIAPHKDVDGFHPYNIGRLVQRNPLLRPCTPKGVITMMQAVGIDLRGKEAVVVGASNIVGRPMGLELLLAGCTTTVCHRMTKDLESHVRRAEVLVVAVGKANFILGEWIREGAVVIDVGINRLENGKLTGDVEFDKASQKASWITPVPGGVGPMTVATLLENTLFAADQLHS is encoded by the coding sequence ATGACTGCTCAAATCATCGACGGAAAAACAATTGCTGCCGAGCTAAAACAGAAAATCAAAGCGGCAACCCAGATGCGTCTCGCTACCGGCAAACGTCGGCCTGGACTTGCTGTAGTTCTGATTGGCGACAACCCGGCGTCCCAAGTCTATGTAGGTAGCAAGCGTCGCAGCTGCGAAGAGGTAGGTTTCAAATCTGAATCATTTGATTTACCTGAAAGCACCAGTGAACAAGAGCTGCTTGAGTTGATTACACAGCTTAATGAAGACGATGAGATTGATGGCATTCTGGTGCAACTGCCTTTGCCGGCCCATTTCAATACTGATGTCATTATTGAACATATTGCACCTCACAAAGATGTGGATGGTTTTCATCCTTATAACATCGGTCGATTGGTGCAACGTAATCCATTATTACGTCCGTGCACACCGAAAGGTGTAATAACCATGATGCAAGCTGTTGGTATTGATCTCAGGGGTAAAGAAGCAGTTGTCGTTGGGGCTTCCAATATTGTGGGCCGTCCAATGGGACTCGAATTGTTACTGGCCGGATGCACCACGACCGTTTGTCATCGCATGACCAAAGATCTGGAATCTCATGTTCGCCGTGCAGAAGTTCTGGTAGTTGCCGTCGGTAAAGCGAATTTTATCCTAGGTGAATGGATCCGCGAAGGTGCTGTAGTGATTGATGTAGGTATTAATCGTCTGGAAAACGGTAAATTAACCGGTGATGTGGAGTTTGATAAAGCCAGTCAAAAAGCATCATGGATTACACCAGTGCCTGGCGGTGTTGGTCCAATGACTGTAGCTACATTACTTGAAAACACTTTGTTTGCTGCTGATCAATTGCATTCATAA
- a CDS encoding complex I subunit 5 family protein: MNWLLWSAIPLLPLIGWVVLCRLPKLSKGLSLVTLPALIAVFNLPAPLVLPGLWPGAQWGIDSLVNQAFLGFSALLWAAATVYAASSEQDHPRQTRFWFFWTVAMSGNFLLLISLDPASFYVGFTLMSLAAYGLIVHYQGPLPRQAGRLYIQLAVLGEMLVYAGLMMRIHETGDLMLFADWQTVPIQTTTAWLLVIGFGLKSGFWPLHIWLPLAHPVAPAAASAVLSGAMLKAGILGIWQFIPLDSSFSLQYASLLFYVALFSAFYGVAIGLLQQKTKTVLAFSSVSQISYLLMIVTLAWQDPQNLSAWITLLAFYAVHHGLAKGALFLGAGLTSTYQLSRWQFALLFIPALALAGMPLTSGAVVKSLLKDNVGSSLFNAYLPLLTLASLATALLVFRALSCMWRDQQQSGLRPAKKSQVYSCIFISLMPVLIPFSWPLMQQSFFDSLSLSSVWKLLWPIGLAAIIAFIVFIKPLRLPNMSYDIGRSLALRLKFWLNHLQIPDGKIFINAAKWRQIERKCNHHFKANTVSFSVMTMAISLVLLSLFLS, from the coding sequence ATGAACTGGCTGTTATGGTCAGCAATTCCGCTGTTGCCTCTGATAGGTTGGGTAGTACTGTGCCGTCTGCCGAAACTGAGCAAAGGGCTTTCACTGGTGACGCTACCGGCACTGATTGCTGTGTTCAACCTGCCAGCGCCATTAGTATTGCCCGGTTTATGGCCTGGTGCACAATGGGGAATAGATTCACTGGTGAATCAGGCCTTTCTCGGCTTTAGTGCGCTTTTATGGGCTGCTGCAACAGTTTATGCCGCCAGCAGTGAACAGGATCATCCTCGGCAAACACGGTTCTGGTTTTTCTGGACTGTGGCGATGAGTGGTAACTTTTTGCTATTGATTTCGCTGGATCCTGCCAGTTTTTATGTGGGCTTCACGTTAATGAGTCTGGCTGCCTATGGGTTAATTGTGCATTACCAAGGGCCGTTACCACGTCAGGCTGGAAGGTTGTATATACAACTGGCGGTGCTTGGTGAGATGCTGGTTTATGCTGGATTGATGATGCGGATTCATGAAACTGGCGACTTGATGTTGTTTGCTGATTGGCAAACAGTGCCGATCCAGACAACCACGGCTTGGTTATTGGTGATTGGCTTTGGCTTAAAATCTGGATTCTGGCCGTTACATATCTGGCTGCCTTTGGCCCATCCTGTTGCGCCGGCAGCGGCCAGTGCAGTGCTTTCAGGTGCGATGCTAAAAGCGGGCATTTTAGGGATCTGGCAATTTATCCCTTTAGACAGTTCATTCAGCCTGCAATATGCCTCGCTACTATTTTATGTTGCCTTATTCAGTGCTTTTTATGGGGTTGCCATCGGTCTGCTACAGCAGAAAACCAAAACGGTTCTGGCTTTTTCATCCGTTAGCCAAATTTCCTATTTACTGATGATCGTGACCCTAGCCTGGCAGGATCCGCAAAATCTCTCCGCTTGGATCACTTTACTGGCTTTTTATGCTGTACATCATGGTCTGGCAAAAGGTGCCTTGTTTTTAGGTGCAGGATTAACCTCAACGTATCAATTATCACGCTGGCAATTTGCATTACTGTTTATTCCTGCACTGGCGTTGGCAGGCATGCCGCTGACCAGCGGTGCAGTGGTTAAAAGTCTGTTAAAAGATAATGTAGGCAGTTCTTTATTCAACGCCTATCTACCCTTATTGACCCTCGCTTCATTGGCCACTGCGTTGTTAGTATTCAGAGCATTAAGCTGCATGTGGCGAGACCAACAACAATCAGGATTACGGCCTGCTAAAAAATCTCAGGTTTACAGCTGTATTTTTATCAGTCTGATGCCTGTACTCATTCCATTCAGCTGGCCACTTATGCAGCAAAGTTTTTTCGACTCGCTGAGTCTTTCAAGTGTCTGGAAATTGCTCTGGCCAATTGGTCTGGCAGCAATAATCGCATTCATCGTGTTTATCAAACCATTGCGACTTCCCAACATGTCTTACGACATCGGCCGCTCTTTAGCATTAAGGCTGAAGTTTTGGCTAAATCATCTGCAAATTCCAGACGGTAAAATCTTTATCAATGCTGCTAAATGGCGACAAATTGAACGAAAATGTAATCATCATTTTAAAGCCAACACGGTTTCGTTCAGTGTCATGACAATGGCCATTAGTCTGGTGCTTTTAAGCCTGTTTTTAAGCTGA
- a CDS encoding complex I subunit 5 family protein — protein MRDWLTTYLPLILVLSSVIPGLIIFSLKESRFLLRTTLNLIGVCLQLVLVAYMLFAVTQGIRFQFSLPFLPAGDLILQADSLSLQFISLSSVLWLATTVYAIGYLKGSALKSRFFGYFSLCVSATVGLALSGNLLTFLVFYELLTLATFPLVVHNGTPKALRAGRIYLIYTLAGGAITLIGVALLHSLTGSPPFVPGGYLAELATDHSVSLTTAFVLLIIGLGVKAALLPLHGWLPQAMVAPAPVSALLHAVAVVKAGAFGIIRVFYDVFGIETSQQLHLTQGLLWLAATTILYGSIKALQQQEIKKRLAYSTVSQVSYITLGVALLGPVAAIGALVHLVHQGLMKITLFFCAGSFAETLNVHRVNEMNGLGQRMPLTMAAFTIGALGMIGVPPIAGFISKWYLGLGALGVGQGWVVWIFVGSGFLNAAYFLPLIYRGWFARPPKHWSENTHFGGGTAGWKETHWMLLFPTLFTATLALIAGIFAGTDWSPLTWAQFIVSQEFSI, from the coding sequence ATGCGAGATTGGCTGACTACCTATTTACCGCTGATATTAGTGCTGAGCTCTGTTATCCCTGGCCTTATTATCTTCAGTTTAAAGGAATCCCGGTTTCTATTACGCACCACACTGAACTTGATCGGTGTCTGCCTGCAATTAGTGTTGGTAGCTTACATGCTGTTTGCCGTTACACAGGGCATTAGATTTCAGTTTAGTCTGCCTTTTTTACCGGCCGGGGATTTGATTTTGCAAGCCGACTCTTTATCCCTGCAATTCATCAGTTTATCGTCAGTATTATGGCTTGCCACCACTGTTTATGCGATTGGTTACCTGAAAGGTTCTGCGCTTAAATCACGTTTCTTCGGTTATTTCAGCTTGTGTGTCAGCGCCACGGTAGGACTTGCGCTGTCAGGTAATTTACTGACTTTTCTCGTGTTTTATGAATTGCTGACGTTGGCAACTTTTCCTCTGGTTGTACATAACGGTACGCCTAAAGCGTTACGTGCTGGGCGGATTTATTTAATTTACACACTTGCCGGGGGAGCAATAACCCTGATCGGGGTCGCTTTATTACACAGTCTGACTGGAAGCCCGCCGTTTGTTCCGGGTGGCTATCTAGCTGAATTGGCCACCGATCATTCCGTCAGCTTAACAACTGCGTTTGTATTATTGATTATTGGCTTAGGGGTCAAAGCCGCATTATTGCCCTTACATGGCTGGTTGCCACAAGCAATGGTTGCACCCGCACCAGTCAGTGCCTTATTACACGCTGTAGCGGTCGTTAAAGCGGGGGCTTTTGGTATTATTCGCGTGTTTTATGATGTGTTTGGTATAGAAACCTCACAGCAACTGCATTTGACGCAGGGATTATTATGGCTGGCTGCAACGACTATTTTGTATGGTTCTATCAAGGCGTTACAGCAACAGGAAATAAAAAAACGCCTGGCGTATTCAACGGTAAGTCAGGTGTCCTATATCACCTTAGGCGTTGCCTTGTTAGGCCCTGTCGCAGCCATTGGTGCGCTGGTGCATTTGGTGCACCAGGGACTGATGAAAATTACATTGTTTTTCTGTGCAGGGAGTTTTGCAGAAACACTGAATGTCCATCGCGTCAATGAAATGAATGGACTGGGACAGCGCATGCCCTTAACCATGGCGGCCTTTACCATCGGCGCGCTTGGCATGATTGGTGTTCCACCGATCGCGGGGTTTATCAGTAAATGGTATTTGGGGCTGGGTGCTTTGGGTGTCGGCCAAGGCTGGGTTGTGTGGATTTTTGTCGGTTCGGGCTTTTTGAATGCCGCGTATTTTCTACCGCTGATATATCGTGGCTGGTTTGCCAGACCACCAAAACACTGGTCTGAGAACACCCATTTTGGTGGAGGAACCGCAGGCTGGAAGGAGACACACTGGATGTTACTGTTTCCAACACTTTTTACGGCAACATTAGCACTGATAGCCGGCATCTTTGCAGGGACTGACTGGAGCCCCCTTACATGGGCACAGTTTATTGTTTCGCAGGAATTTAGCATATGA
- a CDS encoding complex I subunit 5 family protein: protein MSFALQSMALPLITALLLLFIHRRAGSIVIITSLLSLAAALAAMYQVHLYGVQQMTLGGWQTPLGIRFQLTPVNSLLLVFTALVHSLVALYAAYSRHSATNTTDFWPLALLLHSSLAALWLSSDLFNWYVTLELLGLAAVAMVTLSGPKAYRPALHYLLLSLVASLSYLLGVALMYGRYGVLDIALLTEVTQVDATTQTALILMTLGLMIKAAVWPFHLWLPSAHANAPTAVSALLSAVVVKGPIYILWLIWTEVAPPELAQSIGFYLALVGIAALIWGGWCAIRTPYLKVLVAYSTVAQLGYATLTLGLLLHWQQKQLLIALWLFVIAHGLAKVSMFLVAGEMQATLGSNRVTALKGATQTMPVAMFAFAVAGGSIIGLPPSGGFVAKWTLLQPILASPLHWPWAIGILLGTFASAVYVFRAVVLSFNRADPIAPDFSPDRFSHWLAMLPALMAWLMASVSAQLIRFLGGVA from the coding sequence ATGAGTTTTGCTTTACAGAGTATGGCGCTGCCTTTGATAACGGCTTTGTTGTTATTGTTTATACATCGTCGGGCAGGCAGCATAGTGATTATTACCAGCTTACTGAGCTTAGCAGCCGCTCTGGCAGCCATGTATCAGGTGCATCTTTATGGCGTTCAACAGATGACTTTGGGTGGCTGGCAAACACCACTGGGCATTCGTTTTCAGCTCACACCGGTCAATTCACTTTTATTGGTATTTACCGCCCTTGTGCATAGTTTGGTGGCTTTGTATGCAGCCTATAGCCGTCATAGCGCAACCAATACTACCGATTTCTGGCCTTTGGCTTTACTGCTGCACAGCAGTTTAGCGGCTTTATGGCTATCCTCTGATTTATTCAACTGGTATGTCACTTTAGAGTTATTAGGCCTGGCTGCCGTTGCGATGGTCACCTTGTCAGGACCTAAAGCTTATCGTCCGGCATTGCATTATTTACTGCTTTCTCTGGTTGCGTCGTTAAGTTATTTATTAGGAGTGGCATTGATGTATGGTCGATATGGCGTATTGGATATTGCGTTATTGACGGAGGTTACCCAAGTAGATGCCACGACTCAAACCGCTTTAATTCTGATGACACTTGGGTTAATGATCAAAGCCGCTGTCTGGCCGTTCCATCTCTGGCTACCCAGTGCACATGCAAATGCGCCCACAGCCGTCAGTGCGTTGTTATCCGCGGTAGTGGTAAAAGGTCCAATTTATATTTTATGGCTTATCTGGACAGAAGTAGCCCCACCAGAGTTGGCCCAATCAATTGGTTTTTATCTGGCTCTCGTCGGTATTGCAGCACTTATTTGGGGGGGATGGTGTGCCATCAGAACGCCTTATCTTAAAGTATTAGTGGCTTACTCCACTGTGGCACAGTTGGGTTATGCCACGCTGACCTTAGGCCTCTTACTGCACTGGCAGCAAAAACAGTTATTAATCGCCTTATGGCTATTTGTCATTGCACATGGTTTAGCCAAGGTCTCGATGTTTTTGGTTGCTGGTGAAATGCAGGCAACACTGGGAAGCAATCGCGTAACAGCCCTAAAAGGCGCAACACAGACCATGCCTGTCGCAATGTTTGCTTTTGCTGTTGCCGGAGGCAGTATTATTGGCCTTCCCCCCAGTGGCGGCTTTGTCGCTAAATGGACTTTATTGCAGCCTATTCTTGCATCGCCACTTCATTGGCCCTGGGCAATTGGCATTTTACTTGGGACATTCGCAAGCGCTGTTTACGTGTTTCGTGCCGTCGTGCTCAGCTTTAACCGGGCCGATCCGATTGCACCAGATTTCTCACCGGATAGATTTTCACATTGGCTCGCCATGCTACCTGCGCTGATGGCCTGGTTAATGGCAAGTGTCAGCGCTCAGTTAATTCGCTTTTTGGGAGGTGTAGCCTGA
- a CDS encoding NADH-quinone oxidoreductase subunit K yields the protein MTAIQLYLCLGVSLWGLGSLGLFLANNFIRRIININIAGNGVFMVMVALASREETIDPVLQALVVTGLVVAVCATAFALRLSVGHAQSKQDPER from the coding sequence ATGACGGCTATTCAACTTTATTTGTGTCTTGGCGTGAGCTTGTGGGGTTTGGGCAGCCTTGGCCTGTTTCTGGCCAACAATTTTATACGTCGCATCATCAATATTAATATTGCGGGCAATGGTGTGTTTATGGTGATGGTGGCGTTAGCCAGCCGGGAAGAAACCATTGACCCCGTATTACAGGCACTGGTTGTCACGGGTCTGGTCGTCGCTGTATGTGCAACGGCGTTTGCTTTAAGGCTCTCCGTGGGGCATGCGCAATCAAAACAAGACCCTGAAAGATGA